In Trichocoleus desertorum NBK24, the following are encoded in one genomic region:
- a CDS encoding FAD-binding protein, whose product MRDRSSRRIFLQGLLASTAIIGFDVVSRGWVTAVSAQSNVNFAKLPPLDGAIYTDEATRQAAADDFGHIVHRQPIAVLKPGSKADIVNVVQFARTHKLKIAARGQGHSSNGQAQVEAGIVIDMSTLNQIIQIGADRAEVEGGVVWLELLQAAIAQGLTPPVLTDYLELSIGGTLSAGGIGGATHRYGVQVDQVLALEVVTGQGTLETCSPTQNKTLFEAVLAGLGQCGIIVQATVRLIPAKQQARVFLLFYDDLATFTQDQRLLISEERFNYLEGQVVPTPNGGWRYMIEAVSFYTPLNEPNNAALLAGLSYQPGSEQITDPTYFDFANRLAPVVETLKSIGVWSFPHPWLNLFVPGSKVDRFVGEVVSTLTLADTGQGPILLYPVKTWRFTRPLFRTPRENIAFLFAILRTAPPDPTVINQMVAANRDLFERDRALGGYRYPVGTVPMTPADWKQHFQPVWGKLVSAKQRYDPDNILAPGQGIFV is encoded by the coding sequence ATGCGCGATCGCTCCTCCCGTCGTATATTTCTCCAAGGATTACTCGCTAGTACCGCCATCATTGGATTTGATGTGGTTAGTCGAGGTTGGGTGACTGCTGTAAGTGCTCAATCAAATGTGAACTTTGCTAAGTTACCCCCTTTAGATGGCGCAATCTACACCGATGAGGCGACACGGCAAGCCGCAGCTGATGACTTTGGGCACATTGTGCATCGCCAACCTATTGCGGTTTTGAAACCAGGTTCCAAAGCAGACATTGTGAACGTTGTGCAGTTTGCCCGCACCCATAAACTGAAGATAGCCGCACGAGGACAAGGCCACTCCAGCAACGGTCAGGCCCAAGTCGAAGCAGGGATTGTCATTGATATGAGTACCCTGAATCAAATTATCCAGATTGGCGCTGACCGAGCAGAGGTCGAAGGCGGCGTGGTTTGGCTCGAACTCTTACAGGCTGCGATCGCTCAAGGTTTAACCCCTCCCGTCCTTACTGACTATCTAGAACTCTCGATCGGAGGTACCTTGTCCGCAGGTGGCATTGGGGGAGCCACTCATCGCTACGGCGTGCAGGTCGATCAAGTTTTGGCATTAGAAGTTGTCACAGGCCAGGGAACGCTAGAAACTTGTTCACCTACCCAAAATAAAACCCTGTTTGAAGCAGTGCTAGCAGGTTTGGGGCAGTGCGGCATTATTGTGCAAGCAACCGTTCGTCTTATTCCTGCTAAGCAACAAGCCCGCGTCTTCCTACTCTTCTATGACGATCTGGCAACCTTCACTCAAGATCAACGCCTGCTAATTAGCGAAGAACGCTTTAATTATCTCGAAGGGCAAGTAGTACCGACCCCGAATGGTGGATGGCGCTACATGATAGAGGCTGTTAGCTTTTATACGCCACTCAATGAGCCGAATAATGCAGCGTTGCTTGCTGGTTTAAGCTACCAACCTGGTTCAGAGCAAATTACAGATCCCACTTATTTTGACTTCGCCAACCGCCTCGCCCCTGTAGTCGAAACCCTGAAATCGATTGGCGTTTGGTCATTCCCTCACCCTTGGTTAAATTTGTTCGTACCCGGTAGCAAGGTCGATCGCTTTGTCGGTGAAGTCGTCTCGACACTAACGTTGGCAGATACAGGCCAAGGCCCAATTTTGCTCTACCCAGTCAAAACCTGGCGCTTTACTCGTCCACTATTTCGGACTCCTAGAGAGAACATCGCCTTTCTCTTCGCGATTCTGCGGACTGCGCCGCCTGACCCAACCGTGATTAACCAGATGGTTGCCGCTAACCGTGACCTGTTTGAACGCGATCGCGCTTTAGGTGGCTACCGTTATCCAGTGGGTACCGTCCCGATGACTCCAGCTGATTGGAAACAGCATTTTCAGCCTGTGTGGGGAAAACTTGTGAGTGCCAAGCAACGCTATGACCCCGACAATATTTTGGCACCTGGACAAGGAATTTTTGTGTAG
- the thiC gene encoding phosphomethylpyrimidine synthase: protein MRTEWVAKRRGQSNVSQMHFARQGMITEEMNYVAQRENLPADLIRDEVARGRMIIPANINHTNLEPMAIGIASKCKVNANIGASPNSSNMDEEVAKLHLAVKYGADTVMDLSTGGGNLDQIRTTIINASPVPIGTVPIYQALESVHGNIEQLTPDDFLHIIEKHAQQGVDYMTIHAGILIEHLPLVRNRITGIVSRGGGILARWMLAHHKQNPLYTHFDDIIEIFKRYDVSFSLGDSLRPGCTHDASDEAQLAELKTLGQLTRKAWEHDVQVMVEGPGHVPMDQIEFNVRKQMEECSEAPFYVLGPLVTDIAPGYDHITSAIGAAMAGWYGTAMLCYVTPKEHLGLPNAEDVRNGLIAYKIAAHAADIARHRPGARDRDDELSTARYNFDWNRQFELSLDPERAKEYHDETLPADIYKTAEFCSMCGPKFCPMQTKVDADALTELEKFLAKEPVSQG from the coding sequence ATGCGGACAGAATGGGTCGCGAAGCGTCGCGGGCAGAGCAATGTGTCTCAAATGCACTTTGCCCGTCAGGGAATGATCACAGAAGAAATGAACTACGTCGCCCAGCGCGAAAATCTTCCTGCTGATCTGATTCGGGATGAAGTGGCACGGGGTCGGATGATTATTCCTGCCAACATCAACCACACCAACCTCGAACCAATGGCGATCGGCATTGCTTCTAAGTGCAAAGTCAACGCCAATATCGGTGCGTCTCCCAATTCCTCCAACATGGACGAAGAAGTTGCCAAGCTGCACCTAGCCGTCAAGTATGGCGCTGACACGGTGATGGACTTGTCCACCGGGGGCGGCAACTTAGACCAAATCCGCACCACCATCATTAATGCTTCGCCTGTACCAATTGGCACCGTTCCCATCTATCAAGCGTTGGAATCGGTTCACGGCAATATTGAACAACTCACCCCCGATGATTTCCTGCATATCATCGAGAAGCACGCCCAACAGGGTGTGGACTACATGACGATTCACGCCGGGATTCTGATTGAGCACTTGCCATTAGTCAGAAACCGGATCACCGGAATTGTGTCTCGTGGTGGTGGTATCTTGGCGCGGTGGATGTTGGCGCACCACAAGCAAAACCCCCTCTACACCCACTTCGACGACATCATTGAGATCTTCAAGCGATACGATGTCTCCTTCAGCTTGGGTGACTCCCTGCGTCCCGGTTGCACCCACGATGCCTCCGATGAAGCGCAACTGGCTGAACTCAAAACCCTGGGTCAACTGACTCGCAAAGCTTGGGAACATGATGTTCAAGTAATGGTGGAAGGTCCGGGTCACGTGCCAATGGATCAAATTGAGTTCAACGTCCGCAAGCAAATGGAAGAGTGCTCTGAGGCTCCCTTCTATGTGCTCGGTCCTCTCGTCACTGATATTGCTCCGGGTTACGACCACATCACCTCCGCGATCGGAGCCGCAATGGCGGGTTGGTACGGCACAGCCATGCTCTGCTACGTCACCCCCAAAGAGCACTTAGGCTTACCCAACGCGGAAGACGTGCGGAATGGCTTGATTGCCTACAAGATTGCGGCTCACGCGGCGGATATTGCTCGTCACCGTCCGGGTGCTCGCGATCGCGACGATGAACTCTCCACAGCTCGCTACAACTTCGACTGGAACCGCCAGTTCGAGCTGTCGCTTGACCCAGAGCGGGCCAAAGAGTACCACGATGAAACCCTGCCCGCCGACATCTACAAAACTGCTGAGTTTTGCTCTATGTGTGGGCCTAAGTTCTGCCCCATGCAGACCAAGGTCGATGCGGATGCCCTCACCGAGCTAGAGAAGTTCCTCGCCAAAGAACCCGTCAGCCAAGGCTAA
- a CDS encoding BCD family MFS transporter: METGDFSKENLEPPVSTAAISRINLLTMFRLGLFQMGLGIMSLLTLGVLNRVMIEELKVPALVTAGAIAMHQFVAPARVWFGQMSDSKPFLGHHRTGYVWVGAALFAIASFLAVQVMWQLGVSLQTQGWTPQTYAWVGLLGLVFAIYGLALSSSSTPFAALLVDVSDENNRSKLVGIVWSMLMVGIVIGAIIISVVLKPLALDAPIATVQASINRLFIIIPAAVFGLALLATVGVEKKYSCYASRSSLVDREDSITFGRALKILTANRQTGLFFTFLLVMTISLFMQEPVLEPYGAQVFQMQISETTRLNAFWGIGTLLGISSTGFLVVPRLGKQKTTRWGCFLVALSFLLIISSGFSQNAKLLQGSLFLFGLASGLTTTGALSLMLDLTAAETAGTFIGAWGLSQAMARALATVAGGAVLDLGKKLFSNLVFAYGLVFALQAVGMVLAVWFLGRVNVQEFRSNNKQAIAAVLEGELD; this comes from the coding sequence ATGGAAACGGGTGATTTCTCAAAGGAAAATTTAGAGCCACCAGTTAGTACAGCAGCAATCTCTCGGATTAACTTGTTGACTATGTTCCGCTTGGGGCTGTTTCAGATGGGCTTAGGCATTATGTCTCTGCTCACATTGGGCGTCCTGAATCGCGTGATGATTGAAGAGCTAAAGGTTCCCGCTCTAGTGACGGCTGGGGCGATCGCCATGCATCAGTTTGTGGCTCCAGCGCGAGTTTGGTTTGGTCAGATGTCAGACTCCAAGCCGTTTTTAGGCCATCACCGCACAGGTTATGTCTGGGTAGGAGCTGCTTTGTTTGCGATCGCTTCTTTCCTAGCGGTACAGGTGATGTGGCAATTAGGCGTTAGCTTGCAAACTCAAGGCTGGACTCCTCAAACCTATGCTTGGGTAGGGCTGCTAGGGTTAGTTTTTGCCATTTATGGATTGGCGCTAAGTTCTAGTTCGACTCCCTTTGCCGCCTTACTGGTGGATGTCTCAGATGAAAATAACCGTTCTAAGCTAGTGGGCATTGTCTGGTCGATGCTAATGGTAGGCATCGTGATTGGGGCCATCATCATCAGTGTGGTGCTGAAACCATTGGCCTTAGATGCTCCGATCGCGACGGTACAAGCGTCGATCAATCGTCTGTTCATCATTATTCCAGCGGCTGTGTTTGGTCTGGCGCTGCTGGCAACAGTGGGAGTTGAGAAAAAGTACTCCTGCTACGCTTCTCGCTCTAGCTTGGTCGATCGCGAAGATAGCATCACGTTTGGTCGTGCCCTCAAGATTTTGACCGCTAATCGGCAGACTGGGCTGTTTTTTACCTTTCTCCTGGTGATGACCATTAGCTTGTTTATGCAAGAACCTGTACTGGAGCCCTACGGAGCACAGGTATTCCAGATGCAGATCTCAGAAACAACGAGGCTGAATGCTTTTTGGGGGATAGGCACGTTGCTGGGCATCAGCTCCACTGGCTTTTTGGTGGTGCCACGCTTGGGCAAGCAGAAGACGACTCGTTGGGGCTGCTTTTTGGTGGCATTGAGTTTTCTTTTGATTATTTCGTCGGGCTTTAGTCAAAATGCCAAACTGCTCCAAGGGTCTTTGTTCTTGTTCGGCTTGGCCTCTGGGCTTACCACGACTGGAGCGCTCAGTTTGATGCTCGATCTCACGGCAGCAGAAACGGCAGGCACTTTTATCGGCGCTTGGGGTTTATCGCAGGCCATGGCCAGAGCGCTAGCAACTGTGGCAGGTGGAGCGGTACTCGACCTGGGTAAGAAACTGTTCAGCAATTTAGTTTTTGCTTACGGTTTGGTGTTTGCCCTGCAAGCTGTAGGGATGGTGTTGGCAGTTTGGTTTTTGGGGCGGGTAAATGTGCAAGAATTTCGCAGCAATAACAAACAGGCGATCGCGGCGGTGCTAGAAGGTGAGTTGGATTAA
- a CDS encoding inositol monophosphatase family protein, whose protein sequence is MTDFWKTILEFAEATTARVGKQLLADFGQAQAAEKADGSLVTQSDKWADEELREAIAAAFPEHGVLSEEVEHIFPDTEWCWVIDPIDGTTNFARGIPLWGISLGLLYRGMPVFGYVHLPTLNQSFHGFWYGDSGLSGPTEAFLNRQPIHSSADEPSRNHFFSLCARSTAVMENPFPCKIRMLGVATYNLLTVVLGSTLGAVEATPKIWDIAAVWAIAQAGGATWVSLESEPIFPLQVGRDYGERSFPTLVVSRGELVPFFRPYVEFLEK, encoded by the coding sequence ATGACTGATTTTTGGAAAACGATTCTTGAATTTGCTGAAGCCACGACAGCTAGAGTCGGTAAACAGTTACTGGCAGATTTTGGTCAAGCGCAAGCAGCAGAAAAAGCCGATGGCAGCTTAGTCACGCAATCGGACAAGTGGGCAGATGAAGAATTGCGGGAGGCGATCGCGGCGGCTTTTCCGGAGCATGGCGTGCTGAGCGAAGAGGTGGAGCACATTTTTCCAGATACGGAATGGTGCTGGGTTATTGACCCGATAGATGGCACAACCAACTTTGCTCGCGGCATTCCGCTTTGGGGCATCTCTCTAGGCTTGCTGTATCGTGGAATGCCTGTGTTTGGATATGTACATCTACCCACGCTGAACCAATCGTTTCATGGGTTTTGGTACGGTGATTCTGGGCTAAGTGGGCCGACTGAGGCGTTTCTGAATCGTCAACCGATTCATAGCAGCGCGGATGAGCCTTCGCGCAATCACTTTTTTAGTTTGTGTGCTCGCAGTACAGCGGTGATGGAAAATCCCTTTCCTTGCAAGATTCGCATGTTAGGGGTGGCGACTTACAATTTGCTGACGGTGGTGCTTGGTTCGACGTTGGGTGCAGTAGAGGCAACCCCAAAGATTTGGGATATTGCGGCGGTGTGGGCGATCGCGCAGGCGGGTGGAGCAACCTGGGTATCTCTAGAATCTGAGCCGATTTTTCCGCTGCAAGTGGGCCGAGATTATGGGGAGCGATCGTTTCCGACGTTGGTGGTAAGTCGGGGAGAGTTGGTGCCGTTTTTTCGGCCCTATGTGGAGTTTTTGGAAAAGTAG